Proteins encoded within one genomic window of Nonomuraea gerenzanensis:
- a CDS encoding LacI family DNA-binding transcriptional regulator, protein MASGSAPKQSRAEASTPTVADVAARAGVSRATVSYTFTQPGRVSPDLRRRVIEAADELGYVGNEAARRLRVGHSLALGLLVSNIGNPVYAELAAGAEAEAAAHGRFILVANSDESPERERAYLGFFESQQVSGILAAPVGDVPEELLGLGRRGTPFVLVGTATGPHSYPAISGDNERGGHLAATHLLDQGRRRLIFIGGPHPHVDLRLAGAKRAVDEFGEPASLEIIRIQVQTAKVGEAVARTLLRRPAGDFPDGIVAGNDLLALGLLHGLIMGGIRVPEDLSLVGYDDIEFADFAIVPLTTIRHPSAALGASAVRILLGIESERDTLGRFEPELVVRETSLRD, encoded by the coding sequence ATGGCCTCTGGATCGGCGCCGAAGCAGTCGAGGGCCGAGGCGTCCACCCCCACGGTCGCCGACGTCGCGGCCCGCGCGGGGGTCTCGCGGGCGACGGTCTCCTACACCTTCACCCAGCCCGGCCGGGTCTCGCCCGACCTGCGGCGCCGCGTCATCGAGGCCGCCGACGAGCTCGGCTACGTCGGCAACGAGGCGGCGCGCCGGCTGCGCGTGGGGCACAGCCTGGCGCTGGGCCTGCTGGTCTCCAACATCGGCAACCCCGTCTACGCCGAGCTGGCCGCGGGCGCCGAGGCGGAGGCCGCCGCCCACGGCCGTTTCATCCTCGTGGCCAACAGCGACGAGAGCCCCGAGCGGGAGCGCGCCTACCTCGGCTTCTTCGAGTCCCAGCAGGTCAGCGGCATCCTGGCGGCACCGGTCGGCGACGTGCCGGAGGAGCTGCTCGGGCTGGGCCGCAGGGGCACGCCGTTCGTGCTGGTCGGCACGGCGACGGGGCCGCACAGCTATCCGGCGATCTCCGGCGACAACGAGCGCGGCGGCCATCTGGCGGCCACGCACCTGCTCGACCAGGGACGGCGGCGGCTGATCTTCATCGGCGGCCCGCACCCGCACGTGGACCTGCGGCTCGCCGGGGCCAAGCGGGCCGTGGACGAGTTCGGGGAGCCCGCCTCGCTGGAGATCATCCGGATTCAGGTGCAGACGGCGAAGGTCGGCGAGGCGGTCGCGCGGACGTTGCTGCGGCGCCCGGCCGGCGACTTCCCCGACGGCATCGTGGCGGGCAACGACCTGCTCGCGCTGGGGCTGCTGCACGGGCTGATCATGGGCGGGATCCGGGTGCCGGAGGATCTGTCGCTGGTCGGCTATGACGACATAGAGTTCGCCGACTTCGCGATCGTGCCGCTGACGACCATCCGGCATCCGTCGGCGGCCCTGGGGGCCAGTGCCGTGCGGATCCTGCTGGGCATCGAGTCTGAGCGGGACACTTTGGGGCGGTTCGAGCCCGAGCTGGTCGTCCGGGAGACCTCCCTGCGCGACTGA
- a CDS encoding glycoside hydrolase family 1 protein, with protein sequence MGITFPEGFLWGAASSAHQIEGNNVASDLWGLESRLPERSGDACDSYHRWPEDLDLVRDLGLSAYRFGVEWARVEPVEGQVSRAHLAHYRRMVEGCLERGITPIVTLHHFTSPMWFQREGGWRSGAAAERFRRYVRAVLPILDGVPWVCTINEPNMLAMMAEAIRDGHREGGVAGAMAAPDQAMADALVAAHRAAREELGAAGLRAGWTIANQNFQAEDGAEAERDAWAWPREDQFLEAAEGDDFVGVQAYTRVRIGRRGALPVPDGARRTLTGWEFYPGALGDAVRHTARRLPGVPILVTENGVATADDAERVEYTRAALAGLHAALAEGADVRGYLHWSLLDNYEWGSWAPTFGLVAVDRETFAREAKPSARWLGEVARANALHAP encoded by the coding sequence ATGGGCATCACGTTTCCTGAGGGCTTCCTCTGGGGGGCGGCGAGCAGCGCGCACCAGATCGAGGGCAACAACGTCGCCAGCGACCTGTGGGGGCTGGAGAGCCGGCTGCCCGAGCGCAGCGGCGACGCGTGCGACAGCTACCACCGCTGGCCGGAGGACCTCGACCTGGTGCGGGACCTCGGGTTGAGCGCCTACCGGTTCGGCGTCGAGTGGGCGCGCGTCGAGCCGGTCGAGGGTCAGGTGTCGCGGGCGCACCTCGCGCACTACCGGCGCATGGTGGAGGGCTGCCTGGAGCGGGGGATCACGCCGATCGTGACGTTGCACCACTTCACCAGCCCGATGTGGTTCCAGCGGGAGGGCGGGTGGCGGTCCGGCGCGGCGGCCGAGCGGTTCCGCAGGTACGTGCGGGCGGTGCTGCCGATCCTGGACGGCGTCCCCTGGGTGTGCACGATCAACGAGCCCAACATGCTCGCGATGATGGCCGAGGCGATCAGGGACGGGCACCGCGAGGGAGGCGTGGCCGGCGCCATGGCGGCCCCGGACCAGGCGATGGCCGACGCGCTGGTGGCCGCGCACCGGGCGGCCCGTGAGGAGCTGGGCGCGGCGGGCCTGCGCGCGGGCTGGACGATCGCCAACCAGAACTTCCAGGCCGAGGACGGCGCCGAGGCCGAGCGGGACGCGTGGGCCTGGCCCCGCGAGGACCAGTTCCTGGAGGCGGCCGAGGGGGACGACTTCGTCGGCGTGCAGGCGTACACGCGGGTGCGGATCGGCAGGCGGGGCGCGCTGCCCGTGCCCGACGGCGCCCGCCGCACGCTCACCGGGTGGGAGTTCTACCCCGGCGCTCTCGGCGACGCCGTCCGGCACACCGCGCGGCGGCTGCCCGGCGTGCCGATCCTCGTCACGGAGAACGGGGTGGCCACGGCTGACGACGCCGAGCGGGTGGAGTACACGCGGGCGGCGCTGGCCGGGCTGCACGCCGCCCTGGCCGAGGGGGCCGACGTGCGCGGGTACCTGCACTGGTCGTTGCTGGACAACTACGAGTGGGGCTCGTGGGCGCCGACCTTCGGGCTGGTGGCGGTGGATCGGGAGACGTTCGCGCGGGAGGCCAAGCCCAGCGCGCGCTGGCTGGGTGAGGTGGCCCGCGCGAACGCCCTCCACGCGCCCTAG
- a CDS encoding carbohydrate ABC transporter permease yields the protein MHSRYTWRTLAREVSLILLALVFLVPLVGLLNVSLKPQDSQTGALAFAFPPTLDNYVQAWNQASLGAALANSFLITAVSVLLIIGFASMAAYPLARVTRGWSRFTFYLVIGGLLIPGQLALLPLYATMRDFGLLGSLWSVILINVGQQIPFSVFLYTMFLRELPLDYEEAALLDGCGPLRSFVSVVFPLLRPVTGTVVILNAVGIWNEFFTPLLYLGGSDNTTAPVAIYGFVSQYVSQWPLIFAGLVISVIPILVVYFALQKHIIKGFAGGLKG from the coding sequence ATGCACTCGCGATACACCTGGCGCACGCTGGCGCGCGAGGTGAGCCTGATCCTGCTCGCCCTGGTCTTCCTCGTGCCGCTCGTCGGCCTGCTCAACGTCTCGCTCAAGCCACAGGACAGCCAGACCGGCGCGCTGGCCTTCGCCTTCCCGCCCACGCTGGACAACTACGTCCAGGCCTGGAACCAGGCCAGCCTCGGCGCGGCGCTGGCCAACAGCTTCCTCATCACGGCGGTCAGCGTCCTGCTGATCATCGGCTTCGCGTCGATGGCCGCCTACCCGCTGGCCAGGGTGACGCGGGGCTGGTCGCGGTTCACCTTCTACCTCGTCATCGGCGGCCTGCTCATCCCCGGCCAGCTCGCCCTGCTCCCGCTCTACGCCACCATGCGTGACTTCGGCCTGCTCGGCTCCCTCTGGTCGGTGATCCTGATCAACGTCGGGCAGCAGATCCCGTTCTCGGTCTTCCTCTACACGATGTTCCTGCGTGAGCTGCCGCTCGACTACGAGGAGGCGGCGCTGCTCGACGGCTGCGGGCCGCTGCGCTCGTTCGTCTCCGTCGTCTTCCCGCTGCTGCGCCCGGTCACGGGCACGGTCGTCATCCTCAACGCCGTCGGCATCTGGAACGAGTTCTTCACCCCGTTGCTGTATCTCGGCGGCAGCGACAACACCACGGCACCGGTGGCGATCTACGGGTTCGTCAGCCAGTACGTGTCGCAGTGGCCCCTCATCTTCGCCGGCCTCGTGATCAGCGTGATCCCGATCCTCGTCGTCTACTTCGCGCTGCAGAAACACATCATCAAGGGCTTCGCCGGCGGCCTCAAAGGCTGA
- a CDS encoding YdeI/OmpD-associated family protein, whose amino-acid sequence MILFPDAAAWRDWLAEHHGTATEAWVVLAKKGTTEPTSLTYEQALEEALCYGWIDGLTRRRDATTYLQRYTPRRPRSAWSERNLARVARLREQGRMQPAGLAAVPG is encoded by the coding sequence ATGATCCTCTTCCCCGACGCCGCCGCGTGGCGAGACTGGCTCGCCGAGCACCACGGCACCGCGACCGAGGCGTGGGTGGTGCTGGCCAAGAAGGGCACCACGGAGCCGACGAGCCTGACGTACGAGCAGGCGCTGGAGGAGGCGCTCTGCTACGGCTGGATCGACGGCCTGACCCGTCGCCGCGACGCCACCACCTACCTTCAGCGCTACACCCCGCGCCGGCCGCGCAGCGCCTGGTCCGAGCGGAACCTGGCCCGGGTGGCGCGGCTGCGCGAGCAGGGCCGCATGCAGCCGGCGGGCCTGGCCGCGGTTCCTGGGTGA
- a CDS encoding glycoside hydrolase family 2 protein, whose product MAPTPAPSALPRPEHPRPQFARADWLNLNGPWRFEIDAADSGLERGLLDREPAATITVPFAPESELSGVGHTDFMEAVWYRRTVTIPAGWAGRRTLLHFGAVDHDATVWVNGVEVARHRGGFTPFTADLSGVVSPGEDAVIVVRARDPRHGPQARGKQSTRYGNYECLYTRTTGIWQTVWLEPVPEVHLRRPRSTPDVAASAFTVVTPLSGNRPGTSVRVTVSDADGAVATATARAYLDLAPSLRLRLPEERVRLWEPGDGFLYDLRIELLDAGGAVMDAVDSYAGLRSVAVDGKRVLINGRPVFQRLVLDQGYYPDGLMTAPSDAALRRDIELALAAGFNGARLHQKVFEERFLYHADRLGYLVWGEFGDWGAFDGREQRPTASFVTQWLEVLERDYSHPSIVGWCPLNETAQVIGDQVTGLDDVTRGMFLATKLADPTRPVIDASGYSHRVPEADVYDSHNYEQEPAAFAAQVGGLRKDEPFVNAAGDGRPLSVPYRGQPYFVSEYGGIWWNPELAGTEQDADRVGSWGYGQRVRDEEEFHARFAGLTGVLLDDPDMFGYCYTQLTDVFQEENGIYRFDRTSKLDVGRVRAVQSRRAACER is encoded by the coding sequence GTGGCACCGACCCCCGCGCCCTCCGCCCTGCCCCGGCCGGAACATCCCCGCCCGCAGTTCGCCCGCGCCGACTGGCTGAACCTCAACGGCCCGTGGCGGTTCGAGATCGACGCCGCCGACTCCGGCCTGGAGCGCGGCCTGCTCGACCGGGAACCGGCCGCGACGATCACCGTGCCGTTCGCGCCGGAGTCCGAGCTGTCAGGGGTCGGGCACACCGACTTCATGGAGGCGGTCTGGTACCGCCGCACGGTGACGATCCCGGCCGGGTGGGCGGGCCGCCGGACGCTGCTGCACTTCGGCGCCGTGGACCACGACGCCACGGTGTGGGTGAACGGGGTGGAGGTGGCCCGTCACCGCGGGGGTTTCACGCCGTTCACGGCAGACCTGTCCGGTGTGGTGTCGCCCGGTGAGGACGCCGTGATCGTCGTACGCGCGCGCGACCCCCGCCACGGCCCCCAGGCACGCGGCAAGCAGTCCACCCGGTACGGCAACTACGAGTGCCTCTACACCCGCACCACCGGGATCTGGCAGACGGTGTGGCTGGAGCCCGTCCCCGAGGTGCACCTGCGCCGCCCGCGCAGCACCCCGGACGTCGCGGCCTCGGCCTTCACCGTCGTCACCCCGCTGTCCGGCAACCGTCCCGGCACCTCGGTCCGCGTGACGGTCTCCGACGCGGACGGCGCCGTCGCCACCGCCACCGCCCGCGCCTACCTGGACCTCGCTCCCTCCTTGCGCCTGCGGCTGCCCGAGGAGCGGGTACGCCTGTGGGAGCCGGGCGACGGCTTCCTGTACGACCTCAGGATCGAGCTGCTCGACGCCGGCGGCGCCGTCATGGACGCGGTGGACAGCTACGCCGGGCTGCGCTCCGTCGCCGTCGACGGCAAGCGCGTGCTGATCAACGGGCGTCCCGTCTTCCAGCGGCTGGTGCTCGACCAGGGCTACTACCCCGACGGGCTGATGACCGCGCCTTCCGACGCCGCCCTGCGGCGCGACATCGAGCTGGCGCTGGCCGCCGGGTTCAACGGTGCGCGCCTGCACCAGAAGGTGTTCGAGGAGCGGTTCCTGTACCACGCCGACCGGCTCGGGTACCTGGTGTGGGGCGAGTTCGGCGACTGGGGGGCGTTCGACGGGCGGGAGCAGCGGCCCACCGCGTCCTTCGTGACGCAGTGGCTGGAGGTGCTGGAGCGCGACTACTCGCACCCGTCGATCGTGGGGTGGTGCCCGCTCAACGAGACGGCGCAGGTGATCGGTGACCAGGTCACCGGGCTGGACGACGTCACGCGCGGCATGTTCCTGGCCACGAAGCTCGCCGATCCCACCCGGCCCGTCATCGACGCCTCCGGCTACAGCCACCGGGTGCCGGAGGCCGACGTCTACGACTCGCACAACTACGAGCAGGAGCCGGCGGCGTTCGCGGCGCAGGTGGGTGGGCTGCGCAAGGATGAGCCCTTCGTCAACGCCGCCGGTGACGGGCGGCCCCTCTCCGTTCCGTACCGGGGGCAGCCGTACTTCGTCAGCGAGTACGGCGGGATCTGGTGGAATCCCGAGCTGGCCGGCACCGAGCAGGACGCGGATCGTGTCGGGTCCTGGGGGTACGGGCAGCGCGTGCGTGACGAGGAGGAGTTCCACGCCCGCTTCGCCGGGCTGACCGGGGTGTTGCTGGATGATCCGGACATGTTCGGCTACTGCTACACCCAGCTCACCGACGTCTTCCAGGAGGAGAACGGCATCTACCGCTTCGATCGCACGAGCAAGCTGGACGTCGGGCGGGTGCGTGCGGTCCAGTCGAGGCGGGCGGCCTGCGAGCGCTGA
- a CDS encoding carbohydrate ABC transporter permease, with protein MAATHVPTTSPDVHQPPAQAPPGRRRVGVRAPWWFVVPAISIYLFIVVVPSANGALFSFTDWNGLRPDWSFVGLDNFTAVFTDRTALDALVNTLVLAAAATVVQNVAGLLLALGVNSMVKSRYVLRVIFFAPVVLTPLVAGYVWSFLLSPNGAVNDALRAVGLGALAHDWLGDPDTALYAIVLEIVWQFSGYSMVIYLAGLQAIPAEVLEAATIDGAGAWSKFRRVVLPLLNGAVVINVMLCLIGGLKQFDQVMAMTGGGPGTATETISTAIYKSAFSLGDFPFSIALAVVMTVVIAVLAAVQFRLTQRKSI; from the coding sequence GTGGCTGCCACTCATGTCCCGACGACATCGCCCGACGTGCACCAACCTCCCGCGCAGGCGCCTCCGGGACGCCGGCGGGTCGGGGTCCGCGCGCCCTGGTGGTTCGTCGTGCCCGCGATCTCGATCTACCTGTTCATCGTCGTCGTCCCCAGCGCCAACGGCGCGTTGTTCTCCTTCACCGACTGGAACGGCCTGCGCCCCGACTGGTCCTTCGTCGGCCTGGACAACTTCACCGCCGTCTTCACCGACCGCACAGCGCTCGACGCCCTGGTCAACACGCTCGTCCTGGCGGCGGCGGCCACGGTCGTGCAGAACGTCGCGGGCCTGCTCCTGGCCCTCGGCGTGAACAGCATGGTCAAGAGCCGCTACGTGCTGCGCGTGATCTTCTTCGCCCCCGTGGTGCTCACGCCGCTGGTCGCCGGGTACGTGTGGAGCTTCCTGCTGTCGCCCAACGGCGCCGTCAACGACGCCCTGCGCGCCGTCGGCCTGGGCGCGCTGGCGCACGACTGGCTCGGCGACCCCGACACGGCCCTGTACGCCATCGTCCTGGAGATCGTCTGGCAGTTCTCCGGCTACTCCATGGTCATCTACCTGGCCGGGCTGCAGGCGATCCCGGCCGAGGTGCTGGAGGCGGCCACCATCGACGGGGCCGGGGCGTGGAGCAAGTTCCGCCGCGTCGTGCTGCCGCTGCTCAACGGCGCGGTGGTGATCAACGTGATGCTCTGCCTCATCGGCGGGCTCAAGCAGTTCGACCAGGTCATGGCGATGACCGGCGGCGGGCCCGGCACGGCGACGGAGACGATCTCGACGGCCATCTACAAGAGCGCGTTCTCGCTCGGCGACTTCCCGTTCTCGATCGCGCTGGCGGTCGTCATGACCGTGGTCATCGCGGTCCTCGCGGCCGTCCAGTTCCGCCTGACGCAGAGGAAGAGCATCTGA
- a CDS encoding ABC transporter substrate-binding protein: MKIIKTFASVCCLAVAAGACSTSGGQTTATPGEQTLTFAAAGQGPAQAAVDAFMKANPGVVVKTTYTEDDASYQQQLRTQLASGTAPDVFRMWPGGGNTMAVRDLGADGMLMDLSGESWAGGLSADLKAVTSDPAGKVVAVPVTIGAIGAVWNDQALAKSGLSKPTTWPEVLAFCKDAKAKGVVAFALGLKSAWVTQLVPYALTASLVYGPNPQFTQQQKDGQASFAKSAWKQAMEQYLELRDSGCFNDSPNGVGYDEQMQLLGQGKALGAVHVLSAVQSALNSAPEGTTFSMSPFPATGSADETYLPVSVGIVYGVNAKAKNPALAKKFMQFLASPEGQAGYAEKSGSSPALSSPAFKPDALQQPVLEAVRNGRSTVYPDQGWPGPKVQQEHLTSVQELFNGTIDVPTLLGRMDKAFGEAR, translated from the coding sequence ATGAAGATCATCAAAACGTTCGCCTCCGTGTGCTGCCTCGCCGTCGCGGCAGGCGCCTGCTCGACCTCGGGCGGCCAGACCACCGCCACCCCCGGCGAGCAGACCCTCACCTTCGCCGCCGCCGGACAGGGCCCCGCCCAGGCCGCCGTGGACGCGTTCATGAAGGCCAACCCGGGTGTCGTCGTCAAGACCACGTACACCGAGGACGACGCCTCCTACCAGCAGCAACTGCGTACGCAGCTCGCCTCGGGCACCGCTCCCGACGTGTTCCGCATGTGGCCGGGGGGCGGCAACACCATGGCCGTGCGCGACCTCGGCGCCGACGGCATGCTGATGGACCTGTCGGGCGAGAGCTGGGCCGGCGGCCTGAGCGCCGACCTCAAGGCCGTCACCTCCGACCCGGCGGGCAAGGTGGTGGCCGTCCCGGTGACGATCGGCGCCATCGGCGCCGTGTGGAACGACCAGGCGCTGGCCAAGAGCGGCCTGAGCAAGCCCACGACCTGGCCCGAGGTGCTCGCCTTCTGCAAGGACGCCAAGGCCAAGGGGGTGGTGGCGTTCGCGCTGGGCCTCAAGTCGGCGTGGGTCACCCAGCTCGTCCCGTACGCGCTGACCGCCTCGCTCGTCTACGGCCCGAACCCGCAGTTCACCCAGCAGCAGAAGGACGGCCAGGCCAGCTTCGCCAAGTCGGCGTGGAAGCAGGCGATGGAGCAGTACCTGGAACTGCGCGACTCCGGCTGCTTCAACGACAGCCCCAACGGCGTCGGCTACGACGAGCAGATGCAGCTCCTCGGGCAGGGCAAGGCGCTGGGCGCCGTCCACGTGCTGTCGGCCGTCCAGTCGGCGCTCAACTCCGCGCCCGAGGGCACCACGTTCTCGATGAGCCCGTTCCCCGCGACGGGCAGCGCCGACGAGACCTACCTCCCGGTGTCGGTCGGCATCGTGTACGGCGTCAACGCCAAGGCCAAGAACCCGGCCCTGGCCAAGAAGTTCATGCAGTTCCTCGCCTCGCCGGAAGGCCAGGCCGGCTACGCCGAGAAGTCCGGCAGCAGCCCGGCGTTGTCCAGCCCGGCCTTCAAGCCCGACGCGCTCCAGCAGCCGGTGCTCGAAGCCGTGCGGAACGGCAGGTCCACCGTCTACCCGGACCAGGGCTGGCCCGGCCCGAAGGTGCAGCAGGAGCACCTGACCTCCGTCCAGGAGCTGTTCAACGGCACGATCGACGTGCCGACCCTGCTCGGCCGGATGGACAAGGCGTTCGGGGAGGCCAGGTGA
- a CDS encoding S1 family peptidase codes for MTKIAAVAAAVVAVALPAAPAAADDAPDERPDIPVGTWLAARTQPAVQLTSFTYTGTVAVPTSTINETAFNGLTQQAVEAVQAGKISSDERSIAKWLFQRIAADVDTYLTETTPERTVDAEVGGLCTGWWVTPDGYMVTGAHCVQVGETELSRLFAQQALAKFNEQDAKEIVAGLQGIEADEEILKLAQQIYVTFNTGHMKIRNLQQSLSVLQSLPGGGVDKTAKATPAELVSVGESYPGKDFALLKVNGQQNLPTVPLGEDADVRTGDTLYISGFPGLVTNTPFFSLESRLEPALTEGPYNAKRSTQTGVPYIQTQAPSYQGNSGGPVFSKDGKVIGMLIAGTVSEGGEASESESFVLPVSIIKEKLGEKNVKPAQAVTTTRYNEALNDYFRNYFEDALPKFREVQALFPNHPYVAKYISDTQSAISAGKDESPRPILMWVLIGAGALVVLVLAVVLVKLLGRRRRRAAAAHAPYGAVPSPPWQQHQLPASHAQVSPPVPPAPGPYGYNGSGYGHGPQPAPQHGQAGHPYLGDQTRDVRYGRFTPPPDGRPS; via the coding sequence TTGACGAAGATCGCCGCAGTCGCGGCGGCCGTCGTGGCGGTGGCGCTGCCCGCCGCCCCCGCGGCCGCCGACGACGCCCCCGACGAGCGGCCCGACATCCCGGTCGGCACCTGGCTGGCGGCGCGTACGCAGCCCGCCGTCCAGCTGACCAGCTTCACCTACACCGGCACGGTCGCCGTCCCGACCAGCACGATCAACGAGACCGCGTTCAACGGGCTCACGCAGCAGGCCGTCGAGGCCGTGCAGGCGGGCAAGATCTCCTCGGACGAACGCAGCATCGCCAAGTGGCTCTTCCAGCGGATCGCCGCCGACGTCGACACCTACCTGACCGAGACCACCCCGGAGCGCACGGTGGACGCCGAGGTCGGCGGCCTGTGCACCGGCTGGTGGGTCACCCCCGACGGGTACATGGTCACCGGCGCCCACTGCGTCCAGGTCGGCGAGACCGAGCTGAGCCGGCTCTTCGCGCAGCAGGCACTGGCCAAGTTCAACGAGCAGGACGCCAAGGAGATCGTCGCCGGGCTGCAGGGCATCGAGGCCGACGAGGAGATCCTCAAGCTCGCCCAGCAGATCTACGTCACCTTCAACACCGGTCACATGAAGATCCGCAACCTGCAGCAGAGCCTGTCGGTGCTGCAGAGCCTGCCGGGCGGCGGCGTGGACAAGACCGCCAAGGCGACCCCGGCCGAGCTGGTCTCGGTGGGCGAGAGCTACCCCGGCAAGGACTTCGCGCTGCTCAAGGTCAACGGCCAGCAGAACCTGCCGACCGTGCCGCTCGGTGAGGACGCCGACGTGCGTACCGGCGACACGCTCTACATCAGCGGCTTCCCCGGCCTGGTCACCAACACGCCGTTCTTCAGCCTGGAGTCGAGGCTGGAGCCGGCGCTGACCGAGGGGCCGTACAACGCCAAGCGCAGCACGCAGACCGGCGTGCCCTACATCCAGACCCAGGCCCCGTCCTACCAGGGCAACTCCGGCGGCCCGGTGTTCAGCAAGGACGGCAAGGTCATCGGCATGCTGATCGCCGGCACGGTGAGCGAGGGCGGCGAGGCCTCGGAGAGCGAGAGCTTCGTGCTGCCGGTGAGCATCATCAAGGAGAAGCTCGGCGAGAAGAACGTCAAGCCCGCCCAGGCCGTCACCACGACCCGCTACAACGAGGCGCTCAACGACTACTTCCGCAACTACTTCGAGGACGCGCTGCCGAAGTTCCGCGAGGTGCAGGCGCTCTTCCCGAACCACCCGTACGTCGCCAAGTACATCAGCGACACGCAGTCGGCCATCTCGGCGGGCAAGGACGAGTCACCCCGGCCGATCCTCATGTGGGTGCTGATCGGGGCCGGGGCGCTGGTCGTGCTCGTGCTCGCCGTGGTGCTGGTGAAGCTGCTCGGGCGGCGCCGCCGCCGTGCCGCCGCGGCGCACGCCCCGTACGGCGCGGTGCCGTCGCCGCCGTGGCAGCAGCACCAGCTCCCCGCGAGTCACGCCCAGGTGTCGCCCCCGGTCCCGCCGGCCCCCGGCCCGTACGGGTACAACGGCTCCGGCTACGGTCACGGCCCGCAGCCCGCGCCCCAGCACGGGCAGGCCGGGCACCCGTACCTGGGCGACCAGACGCGCGACGTCCGCTACGGCCGGTTCACGCCGCCTCCGGACGGCCGCCCCTCCTGA